A genome region from Staphylococcus capitis subsp. capitis includes the following:
- a CDS encoding YlaI family protein, with product MLEVQCIICDTKVFIDENTVEAKRLRNNPIRTFMCDDCKSRLDTPKQRKPQVMDEISEAENQQSFDKN from the coding sequence GTGCTAGAAGTTCAATGTATCATTTGTGATACTAAAGTGTTTATTGATGAAAATACAGTTGAGGCTAAACGCTTGAGAAACAATCCAATTCGCACCTTTATGTGCGATGATTGTAAAAGTCGTTTAGATACACCTAAACAACGTAAACCACAAGTGATGGATGAAATTTCTGAAGCAGAAAATCAGCAGTCATTCGATAAAAATTAA